A genome region from Naumovozyma castellii chromosome 5, complete genome includes the following:
- the NCAS0E01630 gene encoding pleiotropic drug resistance family ABC transporter (ancestral locus Anc_3.220), whose product MTKVANVFCGCFCAPRRERIPVDIRNLREEVITKHIKLPSYITLKYTHFLTQTFQKLQLNERILMDRMDSSIQSASTSGKIVPESTPPEEAVSDACSTASSVGEIAVGTTTEPLKNRAKLNYASSGELTADMVSRVESFADALSHHTTRSGSFDMKNVSDDGFDAQEIFERFVRDADEQGIHIRKAGVTMEDVTAEGVDASALEGATFGNVLCLPYTIYKGIRARRNRKWRKIIQNSYALAKPGEMILVLGRPGAGCSSFLKVIAGEIDQFPGGVKGEITYDGIPQKEMMKHYKSDVIYNGELDVHFPHLTVQQTLDFALACKTPAKRVNNISRDEYIKSSRELYATIFGLRHTYNTKVGNDFVRGVSGGERKRVSIAEALAANGSIYCWDNATRGLDASTALEYAKAIRIMTNLLGSTAFVTIYQASENIYETFDKVTVLAKGRQIYFGKIEDAKAYFENMGYICPPRQVMAEFLTAITDPNGYHKIKSGFENKVPVTPVELEEYWHNSPEFAKLKEDITTYKTNVDTENTREMYKKSMKEEKSKHSSKKSFYTVSFWEQVRLCTIRGTQRIYGNKTYTVINICSAIIQAFITGSLFYNIPSDTNGAFSRGGVLYFTLLYYSLMGLANMSFDHRPILQKHKGYSLYHPGAEAIASALAAFPFRMIGLTCFFIIIFFLTNLHRAPGPFFMMYLFLTMCSEAINGLFEMIAAGCDTLAQANSIAGILMLCISLYSSYMIQLPSMHPWFKWISYIIPIRYAFESMLNAEFHGRHMDCGGTLVPTGPGYENVSSENRVCAFVGSEPGQSWVLGDDYLKKQFTYEYKHQWRNFGIMWCFLIGYMFIKAFITEHKRPVKGGGDALLFKKGSIRYNDVNDLESSDNSNDTEIKDKFTSTTISTDEEGAFEELESKGVFLWKEVCYTIPYERGKRMLLDHVSGYCVPGTLTALMGESGAGKTTLLNTLAKRNEIGVVTGDMLVNGRPVDASFERRTGYVQQQDIHIAELTVRESLQFSARMRRSEHVSDEEKLAYVEKIIRVLEMEEFADALVGAIGCGLNVEQRKKLSIGVELVAKPDLLLFLDEPTSGLDSQSSWAIVQLLRKLAQAGQSILCTIHQPSATLFEQFDRLLLLKKGGQTVYFGDIGENSEILLKYFEKSGARKCDRKENPAEYILEAIGAGATASVKEDWHQIWLDSAEHHAAEEKVSQMISELSQKRDESDIGDKATKYATSYRYQFGFVLRRTGITFWRNLNYIMSKMMLMTVAGLFIGFTFFGVGSSFTGLQNAMFTAFISIIVSAPAMNQMQARAIAARDLYEVRESKSNMFHWSLLLITQYLNELPYHLFFSTIFFVSSYFPLRIFFEASRSGVYFLNYCIMFQLYYVGLGLLILYMSPNLPSANVLLGLAMSFLIAFCGVTQPASLMPGFWTFMWKTSPYTYFVQNLVGIMLHEKPVICTKKELNFFDPPAGQTCGQYMAPFLSRATGYIADPDATSNCAYCLYSVGDEYLTRISASYSYLWRNFGIYWAYIIFNLFAMVTLYYIFHVKKLSIFKLKPVKRLIRKIGGTAQETMS is encoded by the coding sequence ATGACTAAGGTTGCGAATGTCTTCTGCGGCTGTTTCTGTGCCCCGCGGCGTGAGCGTATTCCCGTGGACATAAGAAATTTGAGGGAGGAGGTAATAACGAAACATATTAAGCTACCAAGTTATATAACTTTAAAATACACCCATTTTCTGACACAGACATTCCAAAAACTACAACTTAACGAGAGAATACTAATGGACAGAATGGACTCTAGTATTCAAAGTGCATCAACCTCCGGGAAAATAGTACCGGAGTCAACTCCTCCAGAAGAAGCTGTCTCTGACGCTTGCTCCACAGCTTCCTCAGTTGGCGAAATAGCTGTaggaacaacaacagaacCCTTAAAAAACAGAGCAAAATTGAACTACGCATCCTCAGGGGAGTTAACCGCTGATATGGTTAGCAGAGTGGAATCGTTCGCGGATGCCCTGTCACATCATACTACGAGGTCAGGGTCGTTCGATATGAAGAACGTTTCAGATGATGGTTTCGATGCTCaggaaatatttgaaaggTTCGTTAGAGATGCAGATGAACAGGGAATTCATATTCGTAAAGCTGGGGTCACTATGGAAGACGTTACTGCTGAAGGTGTGGATGCCTCCGCTTTGGAAGGTGCCACATTTGGGAACGTATTATGTTTGCCATATACAATTTACAAGGGAATAAGGGCGAGAAGGAACAGGAAATGGAGAAAGATTATACAGAATAGTTATGCCCTTGCTAAACCGGGTGAAATGATTCTTGTTCTAGGGAGACCAGGTGCAGGATGCTCTTCATTCTTGAAAGTCATTGCAGGTGAAATTGATCAATTTCCTGGCGGTGTGAAAGGGGAAATCACTTATGATGGTATTCCTCAAAAGGAAATGATGAAACATTATAAATCAGATGTTATATATAATGGAGAATTGGATGTACATTTCCCACATTTAACTGTGCAACAAACTTTGGATTTCGCGTTGGCTTGTAAGACACCAGCTAAGCGGGTTAACAATATTTCCAGAgatgaatatataaaatCGTCCAGAGAGTTATATGCCACTATCTTTGGTTTAAGACACACATATAACACAAAAGTTGGGAATGATTTTGTCAGAGGTGTGTCAGGTGGTGAACGTAAACGTGTCTCCATTGCTGAAGCTCTTGCTGCCAATGGTTCCATTTACTGTTGGGACAATGCCACTAGAGGTTTAGACGCATCCACTGCCCTTGAGTACGCTAAGGCAATCCGTATCATGACTAACCTTTTGGGATCCACCGCTTTTGTTACTATTTATCAGGCCAGTGAAAACATATATGAAACTTTTGACAAAGTAACCGTGCTAGCGAAGGGCCGTCAAATCTATTTTGGTAAGATCGAAGATGCAAAGgcttattttgaaaatatggGATATATATGTCCTCCTAGACAAGTTATGGCCGAATTTCTAACAGCAATTACGGATCCCAATGGGTACCATAAGATTAAATCTGGCTTTGAAAACAAAGTGCCTGTCACTCCCGTAGAACTGGAAGAGTATTGGCATAATTCACCAGAGTTtgcaaaattgaaagaagatattACAACATATAAGACAAACGTAGATACTGAGAATACAAGAGAAATGTACAAAAAATCTatgaaagaagaaaaatcaaaacATTCAAGTAAAAAATCATTCTATACCGTTTCATTTTGGGAACAAGTACGGCTTTGTACCATTAGGGGAACTCAAAGGATTTATGGTAATAAGACATACACAGTTATTAATATATGTTCTGCCATTATTCAAGCATTTATCACTGGTTCATTGTTCTACAATATCCCCTCTGATACCAATGGTGCCTTTTCGAGAGGGGGTGTGTTGTATTTCACTTTATTATACTACTCTTTAATGGGTTTAGCAAATATGTCATTTGATCATAGACCTATATTACAAAAGCATAAAGGTTATTCATTATACCATCCAGGGGCTGAAGCTATTGCCAGCGCTCTTGCAGCTTTCCCTTTTAGAATGATCGGACTAACCTGcttctttattatcatctttttCTTAACTAATTTACACAGAGCCCCAGGTCCTTTCTTTATGATGTACCTTTTCCTAACCATGTGTTCGGAAGCTATTAATGGTCTTTTCGAAATGATCGCTGCTGGGTGTGATACACTAGCTCAAGCAAACTCCATTGCTGGTATTTTGATGTTGTGCATTTCATTATACTCCAGTTATATGATACAACTACCCTCAATGCATCCATGGTTTAAATGGATCTCATATATTATTCCAATCAGGTATGCCTTCGAATCGATGCTTAATGCCGAATTTCATGGAAGACATATGGATTGTGGTGGTACTCTTGTGCCAACAGGTCCAGGATACGAAAACGTGTCAAGTGAGAATAGAGTTTGTGCGTTTGTCGGTTCCGAACCTGGTCAATCCTGGGTTCTTGGTGAtgattatttaaagaaacaatttaCTTACGAGTACAAGCATCAATGGAGGAATTTTGGTATTATGTGGTGTTTCCTAATTGGTTATATGTTTATTAAAGCATTCATCACCGAACATAAGAGACCAGTTAAAGGTGGTGGTGACGctttattattcaagaaggGTAGTATAAGGTATAACGATGTTAATGACTTAGAATCATCTGATAACTCTAATGATACTGAAATCAAGGACAAATTTACTAGTACTACAATTTCcactgatgaagaaggagCATTCGAGGAATTGGAATCCAAGGGTGTCTTTTTATGGAAAGAAGTCTGTTATACAATTCCATACGAACGTGGTAAGCGTATGCTTTTAGACCATGTTTCTGGATATTGTGTACCTGGTACATTAACAGCATTGATGGGTGAATCTGGTGCAGGGAAAACAACTTTACTAAATACCTTAGCCAAGAGGAACGAAATCGGTGTGGTGACCGGTGATATGCTTGTGAATGGACGTCCCGTTGATGCTAGTTTTGAAAGACGTACTGGCTATGTTCAACAACAAGATATCCATATTGCAGAGTTAACTGTCAGAGAATCTTTACAATTCTCAGCTCGCATGCGTCGCTCAGAGCACGTGtcagatgaagaaaagcTAGCTTATGTGGAGAAAATCATCCGTGTTCTGGAAATGGAGGAATTTGCTGATGCATTGGTTGGTGCTATTGGATGTGGTTTGAATGTTGaacaaagaaagaaattgtCTATTGGTGTGGAGTTGGTTGCTAAACctgatttattattatttttggaTGAACCCACTTCTGGTTTGGACTCTCAATCTTCCTGGGCCATCGTTCAATTGTTGAGGAAATTAGCTCAAGCTGGTCAATCTATCTTGTGTACTATCCATCAACCTTCTGCTACGTTATTTGAACAGTTCGatagattattattattaaagaaggGTGGTCAAACTGTTTACTTTGGTGACATTGGTGAAAATTCTGagatattattgaaatacTTCGAAAAAAGCGGTGCAAGGAAGTGTGATCGTAAGGAAAATCCAGCAGAGTATATTTTAGAAGCTATTGGAGCCGGTGCAACTGCCTCAGTCAAGGAAGATTGGCATCAAATTTGGCTGGACTCTGCAGAACACCATGCTGCCGAAGAAAAAGTTAGCCAAATGATATCTGAGTTAAGTCAAAAAAGAGATGAATCTGATATTGGAGACAAAGCCACTAAATACGCCACTTCTTATAGATACCAATTTGGGTTTGTCCTAAGAAGAACAGGTATAACATTTTGgagaaatttgaattatatcATGTCAAAAATGATGCTTATGACCGTTGCAGGTTTATTTATTGGGTTTACATTTTTTGGTGTTGGAAGTAGTTTTACTGGTCTCCAAAATGCCATGTTCACAGCATTTATTTCAATCATCGTTTCCGCACCAGCTATGAATCAAATGCAGGCTCGAGCTATTGCTGCTAGAGACTTATATGAGGTCAGAGAATCCAAGTCTAATATGTTCCATTGGTCTTTATTGTTAATTACccaatatttgaatgaacTGCCTTATCATTTATTCTTCTCaaccattttctttgtttcaTCGTATTTCCCCTTAAGAATATTCTTCGAAGCCTCTAGATCCGGTGTTTactttttgaattattgtATTATGTTTCAATTGTATTATGTTGGGCTAGGGTTATTGATTCTTTATATGTCCCCAAATTTACCATCAGCAAATGTTTTATTAGGTTTGGCAATGTCGTTCTTAATTGCATTTTGTGGGGTGACCCAACCTGCATCCCTAATGCCAGGCTTTTGGACATTTATGTGGAAGACTTCCCCATATACTTATTTTGTTCAGAATTTGGTAGGTATTATGCTTCATGAGAAACCTGTTATATGTACGAAGAAGGAATTAAACTTCTTTGACCCACCTGCTGGACAGACATGCGGTCAGTACATGGCTCCCTTCCTGTCAAGGGCTACTGGTTATATTGCAGATCCTGATGCTACTTCTAATTGTGCTTACTGCTTATACTCTGTTGGTGATGAGTATTTGACAAGAATTAGCGCCTCCTACAGTTACTTATGGAGAAACTTTGGTATCTATTGGGCTTACATTATCTTTAACTTATTTGCCATGGTCACTCTCTACTACATTTTCCACGTTAAGAAGTTAtctatatttaaattaaaaCCAGTCAAGAGGCTAATCAGGAAAATAGGGGGCACTGCGCAAGAGACTATGTCGTAA
- the NCAS0E01640 gene encoding pleiotropic drug resistance family ABC transporter: MSNKSTHRLTVASDTQSLSDSVANSELSFKGEPQHMKNGGTHNDETGTNGDKLTRMLTQNSIIDNESITFSPEIISKVETFADALSHYTTRSGPIDLDSQAGDDGFDARAIFANFVRDAEEQGIHIRKAGVTLEDVGAEGTDASALEGATFGNILCLPYTIYKGIKARKSMKMRKILQNVNALAEAGEMVLVLGRPGAGCSSFLKVTAGETDQFAGGVTGEIAYDGIPQDEMMKKYRADVIYNGELDVHFPYLTVQQTLDFAIACKTPAKRVNDVSKEEYIKSTRELYATIFGLRHTYNTKVGNDFVRGVSGGERKRVSIAEALAANGTIYCWDNATRGLDASTALEYAKAIRIMTNLLKSTAFVTIYQASENIYETFDKVTVLYSGRQIYYGPIHEAKDYFAQMGYLCPPRQVTAEFLTALTDPNGYHEIKPGYEHKVPRTAEEFEKYWLESDEYAKLRSDINTYKSTVDTEKTRELYKESMADEKAKGTRKKSYFTISYMEQVKLCTIRGFQRIYGNKAYTVINVSSSVIQAFIVGSNFYASPSSTNGAFSRGGVLYFALLFYSLMGLANISFDDRHILQKHKGYSLYHPSAEAIASTVSSFPFRMIGLTCFLIILYFLAGLHVNAGAFFMVYLFLSMCSECITGLFQMIAAGCDTLAQANGINGILMLSISMYSTYMIQLPSMHPWFKWISYILPIRYAFEAMLNAEFHGRRMDCGGTLVPTGPGYENVSSENRVCAFVGSEPGQSWVLGDDYLKKQFTYEYKHQWRNFGIMWCFLIGYMVIKAVVTEFKRPVKGGGDALLFKKGTLKSKIVDDEESAEDSNSFEMKERVSSGNNSLVEEDAFEELESKGVFIWRDVCYTIPYDGGQRMLLDHVSGYCIPGTMTALMGESGAGKTTLLNTLAQRNVGIITGDMLINGRPIDASFERRTGYVQQQDVHIAELTVRESLQFSARMRRAQAIPDEEKMAYVEKIIHVLDMQEYAEALVGEIGRGLNVEQRKKLSIGVELVAKPDLLLFLDEPTSGLDSQSSWAIIQLLRKLAQAGQSILCTIHQPSATLFEQFDRLLLLKKGGQTVYFGDVGKNSRTLLDYFEGNGARKCDRKENPAEYILEAIGAGATASVKEDWHEIWKNSKEYMRTAEKVDELIKELSSKPDDANGDSNSGKYATSYGYQFSYVLRRTGITFWRNLNYIMSKMMLMTVGGLYIGFTFYDVGKSYTGLQNAMFAAFISIVVSAPAMNQIQARAIAARDLYEVRESKSNMFHWSLLLVTQYLNELPYHLFFSTIFFVSSYFPLRIFYEAPRSGVYFLNYCIMFQLYYVGFGLMVLYASPNLPSANVILGLCLSFLISFCGVTQPKSLMPGFWTFMWKASPYTYFVQNMVGIMLHKKPVVCSKKELNYFNPPSGQTCGQYMEKFLSSASGYIKNPDDTSNCAYCIYSVGDEYLTHISSSYSYLWRNFGLYWAYIIFNIFGMISLYYIFHVRQTSLLNLSFVKKGLGKVKGKK, translated from the coding sequence ATGAGTAATAAATCTACTCACCGTCTAACGGTCGCATCGGATACCCAAAGCTTGTCTGATTCTGTGGCCAATTCAGAGCTCTCGTTCAAGGGAGAACCTCAGCATATGAAAAATGGAGGAACGCACAATGATGAAACGGGAACAAATGGTGATAAACTTACTCGTATGCTAACCCAAAATTCTATCATAGATAATGAATCGATAACGTTTTCCCCAGAAATTATATCAAAAGTTGAAACTTTCGCTGATGCATTATCTCATTATACTACTAGAAGTGGACCAATAGATTTGGACTCTCAAGCAGGTGATGACGGGTTTGATGCTCGTGCCATCTTCGCTAATTTTGTTAGAGACGCTGAAGAACAAGGTATCCATATACGTAAGGCTGGTGTCACTCTAGAAGATGTGGGCGCTGAGGGAACTGACGCCTCTGCCCTTGAAGGTGCTACATTTGGTAATATATTATGTCTGCCATACACAATTTACAAAGGAATCAAAGCTAGAAAATCTAtgaaaatgagaaaaatattacaaaaCGTTAACGCACTAGCAGAAGCTGGTGAAATGGTGCTTGTATTAGGTAGGCCAGGAGCTGGTTGTTCCTCTTTCTTAAAGGTTACTGCAGGTGAAACTGACCAATTTGCTGGTGGTGTCACGGGTGAAATCGCTTATGATGGTATTCCTCAAGAtgaaatgatgaagaaatacaGAGCAGATGTTATTTATAATGGTGAACTAGATGTCCATTTCCCATATTTAACAGTTCAACAAACATTGGATTTCGCCATTGCATGTAAAACACCAGCCAAAAGAGTGAACGATGTGTCCAAAGAGGAATATATTAAATCTACAAGAGAACTATATGCTACCATCTTTGGTCTAAGACATACATACAACACCAAAGTTGGGAATGATTTTGTGAGAGGTGTATCCGGTGGTGAACGTAAGCGTGTCTCCATTGCTGAAGCTCTTGCTGCCAACGGGACTATATATTGTTGGGACAATGCCACTAGAGGTTTAGATGCATCTACTGCACTTGAGTACGCTAAGGCTATCCGTATTATGACAAATCTTTTAAAATCCACAGCATTCGTCACCATTTATCAAGCTAGTGAAAACATCTATGAAACTTTCGACAAAGTCACAGTACTATACAGTGGTAGACAAATATATTACGGTCCTATTCATGAAGCTAAAGACTATTTTGCACAAATGGGTTATCTATGTCCCCCAAGACAAGTTACAGCAGAATTTTTAACGGCATTAACTGATCCTAACGGGTACCATGAAATTAAACCTGGATACGAACATAAGGTCCCACGTACCGCTGAAgagtttgaaaaatattggttGGAATCTGATGAATACGCAAAATTGAGATCTGACATAAATACTTATAAAAGTACAGTCGATACAGAGAAGACAAGAGAATTATACAAGGAATCGATGGCCGATGAAAAGGCTAAAGGTACTCGTAAGAAATCGTATTTTACAATTTCCTATATGGAGCAAGTGAAACTCTGTACTATTCGTGGTTTCCAAAGAATTTATGGTAACAAGGCTTATACTGTTATTAATGTTAGTTCATCTGTCATCCAAGCATTTATTGTCGGTTCGAATTTCTATGCTTCTCCTTCATCAACAAATGGTGCATTCTCAAGAGGGGGTGTCTTATATTTTGCATTGTTATTTTATTCGTTAATGGGTTTAGccaatatttcttttgatGATAGACacattcttcaaaaacACAAAGGTTATTCCTTGTACCATCCATCTGCCGAAGCTATTGCAAGTACAGTTTCATCTTTCCCATTTAGAATGATAGGTTTGACATGTTTCttaattattttatatttcttaGCTGGTTTACACGTAAATGCTGGTGCATTTTTTATGGTTTACTTGTTTTTATCCATGTGTTCTGAGTGTATTACTGGtttgtttcaaatgatTGCTGCTGGTTGTGATACTCTTGCACAAGCGAACGGTATCAATGGTATCTTAATGTTGTCAATTTCCATGTACTCCACTTATATGATTCAATTGCCTTCTATGCACCCATGGTTCAAATGGATTTCATATATATTACCAATCAGATATGCATTTGAAGCAATGCTTAATGCCGAATTTCATGGAAGACGTATGGATTGTGGTGGTACTCTTGTGCCAACTGGTCCAGGATACGAAAATGTGTCAAGTGAGAATAGAGTTTGTGCGTTTGTCGGCTCAGAACCTGGTCAATCCTGGGTTCTTGGTGAtgattatttaaagaaacaatttaCTTACGAGTACAAGCATCAATGGAGGAATTTTGGTATTATGTGGTGTTTCTTAATTGGTTATATGGTTATTAAGGCTGTTGTTACTGAATTTAAGAGACCAGTTAAAGGTGGTGGTGATGCTCTACTTTTCAAGAAAGGTACTCTAAAATCTAAAATagttgatgatgaagaatccGCTGAAGACTCTAACAGTTTTGAAATGAAGGAAAGAGTTTCTAGTGGAAACAATTCTTTGGTTGAAGAGGATGCATTTGAAGAACTGGAATCAAAGGGTGTTTTCATCTGGAGAGATGTGTGCTACACTATTCCATATGATGGCGGTCAAAGAATGTTATTGGATCATGTTTCTGGTTACTGTATCCCCGGTACGATGACCGCTTTAATGGGTGAATCTGGTGCTGGTAAGACTACATTATTGAACACTTTGGCTCAAAGAAATGTTGGTATTATTACTGGTGATATGTTAATTAATGGTCGTCCGATCGATGCTAGTTTTGAAAGACGTACCGGTTATGTTCAACAACAAGATGTCCATATTGCGGAACTTACAGTGAGAGAATCTTTACAATTCTCAGCTCGTATGCGTCGTGCTCAAGCTATtcctgatgaagaaaaaatggcATAtgttgaaaagattattcatGTGCTAGATATGCAAGAATATGCCGAAGCTCTAGTTGGTGAAATTGGTCGTGGTTTGAATGTTGAACAGAGAAAGAAGTTGTCCATTGGTGTGGAGTTGGTTGCTAAACCTGATttactattatttttgGATGAACCTACTTCTGGTTTGGACTCTCAATCTTCCTGGGccattattcaattgttaAGAAAATTGGCTCAAGCTGGTCAATCTATCTTGTGTACTATCCATCAACCTTCTGCTACGTTATTTGAACAATTCGatagattattattattaaagaaggGTGGTCAAACTGTTTACTTTGGTGATGTCGGTAAGAATTCAAGGACTTTGTTGGACTATTTTGAAGGTAACGGTGCCAGAAAATGTGATCGTAAGGAAAACCCTGCAGAGTATATTTTAGAAGCTATTGGTGCTGGTGCTACTGCATCTGTCAAGGAAGATTGGCatgaaatttggaaaaactCTAAGGAATATATGAGAACTGCAGAAAAGGTTGATGAACTAATCAAAGAGTTATCGTCAAAGCCTGATGATGCTAATGGTGATAGTAATTCAGGAAAATATGCCACGTCCTATGGTTACCAATTTTCCTATGTTTTAAGAAGAACAGGTATTACTTTTTGGAGAAACTTAAACTATATCATGTCCAAAATGATGCTTATGACTGTCGGTGGGTTATATATTGGGTTCACCTTTTATGATGTCGGTAAATCGTATACTGGTTTACAAAATGCGATGTTTGCGGCTTTTATTTCGATTGTTGTTTCTGCACCAGCCatgaatcaaattcaagCTCGTGCAATTGCTGCTAGAGATTTATATGAGGTTAGAGAATCCAAGTCTAATATGTTCCATTGGTCCTTATTATTAGTCACccaatatttgaatgagCTGCCTTATCATTTGTTCTTCTCaaccattttctttgtctCATCGTATTTCCCATTAAGAATTTTCTACGAAGCTCCAAGATCCGGTGTTTactttttgaattattgtATTATGTTTCAATTGTATTATGTTGGCTTTGGGTTAATGGTTCTTTATGCATCTCCAAATCTTCCATCTGCTAATGTGATCCTAGGTTTATGTTTATCGTTCCTAATCTCATTCTGTGGTGTTACTCAACCTAAATCTTTAATGCCTGGTTTCTGGACATTTATGTGGAAGGCATCTCCTTACACTTACTTTGTTCAAAACATGGTCGGTATTATGCTTCATAAGAAACCTGTTGTATGTTCCAAAAAGGAATTAAACTATTTCAATCCGCCAAGTGGTCAAACTTGTGGCCAATACATGGAAAAATTCTTATCTTCTGCTAGTGGGTATATCAAGAATCCTGACGATACATCGAACTGTGCATACTGTATATATTCCGTTGGTGATGAATATTTGACCCACATCAGTTCCTCCTACTCTTATTTGTGGAGAAACTTCGGTCTCTACTGGGCctatatcattttcaatattttcgGTATGATTTCTCTGTATTACATCTTCCATGTGAGACAGACTTCATTGTTAAACCTCTCCTTTGTTAAGAAGGGCCTAGGTAAGGTGAAGGGGAAGAAATAG